A single bacterium DNA region contains:
- a CDS encoding glycosyltransferase family 39 protein, whose product MAENQAKPLPNWAFPGLFLAYFLFYAWDLGAIAKPVWDEIAYVPAARAFLLGLWPLPNPEHPPFAKQMIALSMKLFGDRPEAWRYFSVLSGAIANVSVLYLVDRLGKRRGVTLLTAACLLLDPLLIVHYRMAILEPPMAAAMMSALAIAVGIYQSRSWRPFRVVILGIVMGLGLASKWSIAAAFPSIFILVFSGLRREKATFGAYFLALLALSLLPWAVYFGSYALNGFSFRQSLEVLRFSLEFHRHFDRTLNIGSPWYEWLYSGQPLWYLHPALHNTKDQTLMAVGNLVLWISAQLLAIYGLWARRRSLEMWAIAAALVLQFSLFAFKPLNFMHYMVGILPLLYTLMGSGIAALFDRYGDRYRRILQVDFALLLLGASLVTWNYGPFLWGGRVTQESLSRLPNPFSSQAPQP is encoded by the coding sequence ATGGCCGAAAACCAAGCAAAGCCACTCCCGAATTGGGCCTTTCCGGGGCTGTTTTTAGCCTATTTTCTTTTCTATGCTTGGGATCTCGGGGCCATTGCCAAGCCGGTCTGGGACGAGATCGCCTATGTTCCGGCGGCCCGGGCCTTTCTACTCGGCCTCTGGCCCCTGCCCAATCCCGAGCACCCGCCCTTCGCCAAGCAAATGATCGCCCTCAGCATGAAGCTCTTCGGCGACCGGCCCGAAGCTTGGCGCTACTTTTCCGTGTTGTCCGGAGCCATCGCCAACGTCAGCGTTCTCTATCTGGTCGACCGCCTCGGAAAGCGCCGCGGCGTGACGCTGCTGACCGCGGCTTGCCTGCTGCTCGATCCGCTTTTGATCGTTCACTATCGGATGGCGATTTTGGAGCCGCCCATGGCTGCGGCCATGATGTCGGCCCTAGCCATCGCCGTCGGCATCTATCAAAGCCGCTCCTGGCGCCCTTTCCGAGTCGTCATCCTCGGAATCGTCATGGGCTTGGGCCTGGCCAGCAAATGGTCGATCGCCGCGGCTTTCCCATCGATATTTATTTTGGTTTTTTCGGGATTACGCCGCGAGAAGGCGACCTTTGGCGCCTACTTCCTCGCTCTTTTGGCTCTCAGCCTGCTGCCTTGGGCGGTTTATTTCGGCAGCTACGCGCTCAACGGCTTTTCATTCAGGCAAAGCCTTGAAGTTCTCCGCTTCAGTCTCGAGTTCCACCGCCATTTCGACAGGACTTTGAACATCGGCAGCCCCTGGTATGAGTGGCTCTATTCAGGCCAGCCGCTTTGGTACCTTCACCCGGCCTTGCACAACACCAAGGACCAAACCCTGATGGCCGTCGGCAACTTGGTTCTTTGGATTTCGGCCCAGCTCTTGGCCATCTACGGACTGTGGGCCCGCCGGCGCTCGCTTGAGATGTGGGCCATTGCGGCCGCGCTGGTTTTGCAATTTTCGCTCTTCGCGTTCAAGCCGCTGAACTTCATGCATTACATGGTCGGGATCTTGCCGTTGCTATACACCTTGATGGGATCCGGCATCGCGGCGCTTTTTGACCGTTACGGCGACCGCTATCGGCGGATTCTCCAGGTCGACTTCGCTCTCCTCCTGCTTGGCGCCTCACTCGTCACCTGGAATTACGGTCCCTTCCTCTGGGGCGGGCGTGTGACCCAAGAGAGCCTTAGCCGCCTCCCCAATCCCTTTTCTTCGCAAGCCCCGCAGCCTTAA
- a CDS encoding right-handed parallel beta-helix repeat-containing protein — MTKFPWFYPALALGILLTAPSNPTLAANLQVTPAAASCSDCDPTNDCSGDCSDPGVACPFQEALNIAQCNDQDDTITLAAGTYNPNDVPLADTDCSDDGFCYDGDANAENFSLTITGAGKGLTFIDGGGNNVSGLMIEPLATDDDGLNLTVTGITFQNNGPVGGSDAGGLSAAVQNATVLIQDNEFINNGGERVGGGLFVGSFGTGVITVNRNAFFDNQALSGVPGGGIGADVLDGELILTNNILAGNFAENNIGGGMYIEIDGTALVRIVHNTLFDNTAAVGGGILLEPCVDNTTDIYNNIIYQNTADAGGEDVAVIAGGGGECTPDGTINLFNNDIINFEVLPGTITVNEGNNVNVDPLWADSAADDFHLTADSPVIDQGDLDPPGGLPSPDFDLVTRPQGPLPDMGALEFQVIPTPTPTPTATPTPPLNAFLEGSGCSLGAFSGSSSVLAWLAGFALLAAFGFRRR, encoded by the coding sequence ATGACTAAGTTCCCATGGTTTTACCCGGCCCTGGCCCTAGGCATTCTGCTGACGGCGCCGTCCAACCCGACTCTCGCCGCCAATCTGCAAGTGACGCCGGCGGCGGCTTCCTGCAGCGACTGCGATCCGACCAACGACTGCTCCGGCGACTGCAGCGATCCCGGCGTCGCCTGTCCCTTCCAGGAGGCGCTCAATATCGCCCAATGCAACGACCAGGACGATACGATCACCCTGGCCGCCGGCACCTACAATCCCAACGACGTTCCCTTGGCCGACACCGATTGCAGCGACGACGGCTTCTGCTACGACGGCGACGCCAATGCCGAGAATTTTTCGCTGACGATCACCGGCGCCGGCAAGGGCCTCACCTTCATCGATGGCGGCGGAAACAATGTCTCGGGCCTGATGATCGAGCCCTTGGCCACCGATGACGACGGCCTCAACCTGACGGTCACCGGCATCACCTTCCAGAACAACGGTCCGGTCGGCGGCAGCGATGCCGGCGGCTTATCGGCGGCGGTGCAGAATGCCACCGTCCTCATTCAGGACAATGAATTCATCAACAACGGCGGGGAACGGGTCGGCGGCGGATTATTCGTCGGCTCCTTCGGAACCGGCGTCATCACCGTGAATCGGAATGCCTTCTTCGACAATCAGGCCTTGAGCGGCGTCCCGGGCGGCGGCATCGGCGCCGATGTCCTCGACGGCGAGCTCATCCTTACCAATAACATCCTGGCCGGCAACTTCGCCGAGAACAATATCGGCGGCGGCATGTACATCGAGATCGACGGAACGGCCTTGGTCCGGATCGTTCACAACACTCTCTTCGACAACACCGCCGCCGTTGGCGGCGGGATCTTGTTGGAGCCTTGCGTCGACAATACCACCGATATCTATAACAACATCATCTACCAGAACACCGCGGATGCCGGTGGCGAGGACGTCGCGGTCATCGCCGGCGGCGGCGGCGAATGCACCCCCGACGGCACGATCAACCTCTTCAACAATGACATCATCAATTTCGAGGTTCTGCCCGGAACGATCACCGTCAATGAGGGGAACAACGTCAATGTGGATCCGCTTTGGGCCGATTCGGCGGCCGACGACTTCCATTTAACTGCGGATTCGCCGGTCATCGATCAAGGCGATCTGGATCCGCCGGGCGGCCTGCCCAGCCCCGACTTCGATTTGGTGACTCGGCCTCAGGGACCCTTGCCCGACATGGGGGCCTTGGAGTTCCAGGTGATTCCGACACCGACGCCGACGCCCACCGCGACGCCGACGCCTCCGTTGAATGCCTTCCTGGAAGGTAGCGGCTGCTCTTTGGGCGCTTTTAGCGGTTCTTCCTCGGTCTTGGCTTGGCTCGCCGGCTTCGCTTTG
- a CDS encoding polyprenol monophosphomannose synthase, producing the protein MKDFILIPTYNERENLPILLEELAALPAELHFLVVDDASPDGTGRLAEDLKTRYGERLHCLHRAPPRSFAHSCLEGYHDALKLGAERLLQMDGDRSHPVEAVLPMLKLVESCDLVIGSRYVPGGGVENWPWHRRALSLGANLYARRLLSLPFRDITAGFRCFNRRTLERLESQRFRCDGYGFWVELTLALWDDGCRIREYPIVFRDRLQGRSKMGWPIAWEAARRVLRLRGLRRKGIGEAAKALLGHTPAPEEGTVIPGDE; encoded by the coding sequence GTGAAAGATTTCATCCTCATTCCCACCTATAATGAGCGGGAAAATCTGCCGATCCTGCTGGAAGAGCTGGCGGCTCTGCCGGCCGAGCTTCATTTTCTGGTGGTGGACGACGCTTCGCCCGATGGCACCGGCCGGCTGGCCGAGGACTTGAAAACGCGTTACGGCGAACGGCTCCATTGCCTCCATCGGGCGCCGCCCCGGAGCTTCGCCCACTCGTGCCTCGAGGGCTATCATGACGCTTTGAAGCTCGGTGCCGAGAGGCTCTTGCAAATGGACGGCGACCGTTCCCATCCGGTCGAGGCGGTCTTGCCGATGCTCAAGCTGGTGGAAAGCTGCGATCTGGTCATCGGTTCGCGTTATGTGCCGGGGGGCGGTGTGGAAAATTGGCCATGGCACCGAAGGGCTTTGAGCCTCGGGGCCAATCTCTACGCCCGCCGTTTGCTCTCGCTCCCGTTTCGCGACATCACCGCCGGCTTCCGTTGTTTCAATCGCCGGACTTTGGAGCGTCTCGAAAGCCAGCGTTTCCGCTGCGACGGTTACGGTTTTTGGGTCGAGCTGACCCTGGCGCTTTGGGACGATGGTTGCCGAATTCGAGAGTACCCGATCGTGTTTCGCGACCGCCTCCAAGGCCGCTCCAAGATGGGGTGGCCCATCGCTTGGGAGGCCGCGCGGCGCGTTTTAAGGCTGCGGGGCTTGCGAAGAAAAGGGATTGGGGAGGCGGCTAAGGCTCTCTTGGGTCACACGCCCGCCCCAGAGGAAGGGACCGTAATTCCAGGTGACGAGTGA